The following are from one region of the Pseudodesulfovibrio piezophilus C1TLV30 genome:
- a CDS encoding GHMP family kinase ATP-binding protein — MIISRTPMRVSFAGGGSDLSVYYQQTPGIVLSTAIDRYIYITVNKMFDDKIRVSYSTTEIVDCVDDLKHNIIREALKIVGISHGVEVVYMGDIPIGNAGIGLGSSSSLAVGVLNALYAFKGMHVSAERLAREACQIEIEILGHPIGKQDQYIAAYGGINTIQFNQDESVFVDPVIFTRQTKAALQGKLMMFFTGLVRISSDILAEQKGNIRDNKTFLDKMVGLARVMRESLVANEFDRVGEILHAGWMCKRNLASTISCTSIDEDYQRAMDAGAIGGKILGAGGGGFLLFYCDEEKQASVRQALSHLKETPFNFEPQGSKIIHLSD, encoded by the coding sequence ATGATCATTTCACGGACCCCCATGCGGGTCAGCTTTGCTGGCGGCGGCTCAGACCTCTCGGTCTACTATCAACAGACTCCCGGCATCGTCCTGAGCACTGCCATCGACCGCTATATATACATCACCGTCAATAAAATGTTCGACGACAAGATACGGGTCAGCTACTCCACCACCGAAATAGTGGATTGCGTGGACGACCTGAAGCACAACATCATTCGCGAAGCGCTCAAGATTGTCGGCATCAGCCATGGTGTGGAAGTTGTCTACATGGGTGACATTCCCATCGGAAATGCAGGCATCGGACTTGGCTCGTCCAGCAGCCTGGCCGTGGGGGTGCTCAATGCGCTCTACGCCTTCAAGGGCATGCATGTCTCGGCCGAACGACTAGCCCGTGAAGCATGCCAGATCGAAATCGAAATTCTTGGCCACCCCATCGGCAAGCAGGATCAATATATCGCGGCCTACGGCGGCATCAACACCATCCAATTCAATCAGGATGAAAGCGTGTTTGTGGACCCGGTCATCTTTACCAGACAGACCAAAGCCGCATTGCAAGGCAAGCTGATGATGTTCTTCACCGGATTGGTACGGATTTCCTCTGACATACTTGCTGAGCAAAAAGGGAACATCAGGGACAATAAGACTTTTCTCGACAAAATGGTCGGACTGGCGCGGGTAATGCGGGAAAGCCTCGTGGCCAATGAATTCGATCGGGTCGGCGAGATTCTTCATGCGGGCTGGATGTGCAAGCGCAACCTGGCCTCCACCATTTCATGCACATCCATCGATGAGGATTACCAACGAGCCATGGACGCCGGAGCCATCGGAGGTAAGATTCTGGGTGCTGGCGGTGGCGGATTTCTGCTCTTCTACTGCGACGAGGAAAAACAGGCATCCGTGCGACAGGCTCTCTCCCATCTCAAGGAAACACCCTTCAATTTCGAACCGCAGGGCAGCAAGATCATCCACCTGAGCGACTAG
- a CDS encoding class I SAM-dependent methyltransferase gives MTTPTCHTTHMGCPCCHGSDIIRDLWVRERTPALNNRLHATREQALAAPLGRVALALCRSCGFVFNHDFDDALVRYDKDYNSSRNDSPAYQAHLAETADFIAASLPRKAGHPGRVLEIGCGDGQFLRYLHEKGMDVCGYDPALPTHPPCPNGMELHGTCFAPESREERYDALVLRHVLEHIPTPGLFLRELLSAPSLESSMVAIEVPDLQWILDHHAPYDLTYEHCNYFRHESLVNLMNELGFSEYSFQRGYGGQYLISIFKRNNSSIIRQITPSEETIFSAMDTAQERLLHELFSHGPVSIWGASGKGVLLTASLPDSTLGQVKRVIDVDRKKQGLFLPGTGLEVCPPDVLTSVIEPGRVVVMNPVYTDEISRMLEAMGVKTDVTCIA, from the coding sequence ATGACGACGCCCACATGCCATACCACCCATATGGGATGCCCCTGTTGCCACGGAAGCGATATTATCCGAGACCTCTGGGTCCGGGAACGGACTCCCGCGCTGAATAATCGTCTCCATGCCACACGAGAACAGGCACTGGCCGCCCCTCTGGGGCGTGTTGCACTGGCGTTGTGCCGAAGCTGCGGCTTTGTCTTCAATCACGATTTTGATGACGCTCTCGTCAGATATGACAAAGACTACAACAGCAGTCGCAATGATTCCCCCGCCTATCAGGCTCACCTGGCTGAAACCGCGGATTTCATCGCGGCAAGTCTGCCCCGAAAAGCCGGACACCCCGGCAGAGTCCTGGAGATAGGCTGTGGCGATGGCCAATTCCTACGGTACCTGCATGAGAAGGGGATGGATGTTTGCGGCTACGACCCAGCCCTGCCCACACACCCTCCATGCCCGAACGGCATGGAACTGCATGGAACATGCTTCGCACCGGAGAGCCGTGAGGAACGATACGACGCCCTGGTTCTGCGTCACGTCCTGGAGCACATCCCCACTCCCGGGCTTTTCCTCCGGGAACTGCTGTCCGCACCGAGTCTGGAGTCAAGCATGGTCGCCATTGAAGTCCCTGACCTGCAATGGATTCTTGACCACCATGCCCCCTATGACCTGACCTATGAGCACTGCAATTATTTCAGACACGAATCACTCGTCAATTTAATGAACGAGCTTGGTTTTTCCGAGTATTCTTTTCAGCGAGGATATGGGGGACAGTATCTGATATCAATATTTAAAAGGAACAATTCAAGCATAATACGACAAATTACACCTTCTGAAGAAACGATTTTTTCCGCAATGGACACAGCACAAGAACGTTTATTGCATGAATTATTTTCCCATGGCCCTGTCTCAATCTGGGGCGCATCAGGCAAAGGGGTGCTTTTGACCGCCTCCCTGCCTGATTCCACACTGGGACAAGTCAAAAGGGTCATTGACGTGGACCGGAAGAAGCAGGGGTTGTTCCTGCCCGGCACCGGACTTGAAGTCTGCCCGCCCGATGTCCTGACCTCGGTCATTGAACCGGGTAGAGTCGTGGTGATGAACCCGGTGTATACCGATGAGATATCACGGATGCTTGAAGCCATGGGTGTCAAAACGGATGTGACTTGCATAGCTTGA
- a CDS encoding motility associated factor glycosyltransferase family protein, whose amino-acid sequence MENSKIAALVELGILCRGEDVSTHGNGAADHGPHAFSRHNQVSLYENPKYRFPFQNPEKPAYLHFDGEITVGEALDKTRFTVFLGSADSEELDRCLDKPDTIVLVFEPDDRVLVEYLDRAQLSRLNRGGVFFFTGAPYSFNPALQEMLPKELFEQGTPVFFQTERIRELYGKWAAKVIEYIEILHYRHVIYPVGSQFFLRSIPFRPIKRDLMFDQQLHVYENLIAYQTCQGVMHLENALKGFPAILVAAGPDLNEKLEYIRANRNRAVIICVNNAVKPMVEAKIKPHFVVINDASTASGEVFKNIPRIHETILVGHLFSDLGGDRFRQKYLFGDYLPVLFGDKGDLELHGSVISTAFSLACLLGCDKCIFVGAQLSSPNPWGLDYAKGTMNFRDNGSLSGETSRFPHLYPVHTEQGVTSYTTLNFRDAALWLAEVIRLSGIECINTSKSSILYGQGIRYESEPELPDARVTREVADLFRTAPPEVRPDMVLPFINNEKVNWSTVRNLSAGVLQEADEVVLTRGFAALLEFDKNNISYLVERYQSFDNRYFYGKVFLEDNVARVEGLRYYFDHVRRMSDEFLMLLTRAEKGCRRLSRGVTP is encoded by the coding sequence ATGGAAAACAGTAAAATTGCGGCATTGGTGGAACTCGGTATTCTGTGCCGGGGTGAAGATGTCTCGACCCATGGTAACGGGGCGGCCGATCATGGTCCTCATGCCTTTTCCCGGCACAACCAGGTGTCGTTGTATGAGAATCCAAAATATCGATTTCCCTTTCAGAATCCCGAAAAACCGGCTTATCTGCATTTTGACGGGGAAATCACGGTCGGTGAAGCCCTAGACAAGACCCGGTTCACGGTTTTCCTGGGGAGTGCCGATTCCGAGGAGCTTGACCGCTGTCTGGACAAGCCCGACACCATCGTACTCGTCTTTGAACCCGATGACCGAGTGCTTGTGGAGTATCTCGACCGTGCCCAGCTTTCTCGTCTGAACAGAGGTGGAGTCTTCTTTTTCACCGGGGCACCGTATTCTTTTAATCCCGCTTTGCAGGAGATGCTGCCCAAGGAGCTTTTCGAGCAGGGAACGCCGGTCTTTTTTCAGACGGAGCGGATTCGTGAACTCTATGGGAAATGGGCCGCGAAGGTCATAGAGTATATAGAAATACTCCATTATAGGCACGTCATCTATCCGGTGGGGAGCCAGTTTTTTTTGCGCTCCATTCCTTTTCGTCCCATCAAGCGGGATTTGATGTTCGATCAGCAGTTACATGTGTATGAAAACCTCATCGCATACCAGACCTGCCAAGGTGTGATGCATCTGGAGAACGCACTCAAGGGATTTCCGGCCATTCTGGTGGCAGCCGGACCGGACCTGAACGAGAAACTGGAATATATCCGGGCGAATCGTAACCGCGCCGTGATCATTTGTGTGAATAACGCGGTCAAGCCCATGGTCGAGGCAAAGATCAAACCACACTTTGTCGTTATCAATGATGCGTCCACGGCATCGGGCGAGGTCTTCAAAAACATCCCCAGGATTCACGAGACGATCCTTGTCGGGCACCTTTTTTCCGATCTCGGCGGAGACCGCTTCCGTCAGAAGTACCTGTTTGGCGATTATTTACCTGTGCTATTTGGCGACAAGGGTGATCTGGAGTTGCATGGCTCGGTGATTTCCACGGCTTTTTCCCTGGCCTGTTTGCTTGGATGTGACAAATGCATTTTCGTGGGAGCCCAGCTCTCGTCTCCCAACCCATGGGGATTGGATTATGCGAAGGGGACCATGAATTTTCGCGATAACGGCTCTCTTTCCGGAGAGACCTCCCGATTCCCTCATCTCTATCCGGTCCATACGGAGCAGGGTGTCACCAGTTATACAACATTGAACTTTCGGGACGCCGCCCTTTGGCTGGCTGAAGTCATTCGTCTGTCAGGAATCGAGTGCATCAATACGTCGAAAAGCAGCATCCTGTATGGGCAGGGGATTCGCTACGAAAGTGAGCCGGAGTTGCCAGATGCCAGAGTCACGAGGGAAGTGGCTGACCTTTTTCGTACCGCTCCTCCCGAAGTACGACCCGACATGGTGCTTCCCTTCATCAATAATGAGAAGGTCAACTGGTCCACCGTCAGGAATCTGAGTGCCGGGGTTTTGCAGGAAGCGGATGAAGTGGTTCTGACCCGAGGTTTTGCTGCTTTGCTTGAGTTTGACAAGAATAATATTTCCTATCTCGTCGAACGCTACCAATCTTTTGACAACAGGTATTTTTACGGCAAGGTTTTTCTCGAAGACAATGTGGCTCGGGTCGAGGGCCTTCGGTATTATTTCGATCATGTCAGGCGGATGAGTGATGAATTTCTGATGTTGCTCACCAGGGCGGAGAAAGGGTGTCGGCGGCTGTCTCGCGGCGTCACTCCCTGA
- a CDS encoding radical SAM protein has protein sequence MNGTLPKIEWNDEVLIPSHVNIETLFGCNAHCTMCIIDQPSKRRKGVMKEPLFRHIIDSLKPHRTQIQKLDLFALGEPLLDPDIMARIRYAKQQGFTGMAISTNADLLTEHMAKELLDTGIETVIFSIDGIDAPTHEGIRRGVCFERVVANAERIIAMRDQGNFPTRFVVRFIRQECNRDQWQPFEQYWNARLSADRNDLLLSYNIHTWGGAVDSKENVLGVSQRDETIEKSPCHHIFNQMIILADGTVPLCCEDFLNADIAVGNVSETDPIAVFNSPRMQHLRKMHVNGVKSTIPMCGQCTVLYSEAERQG, from the coding sequence ATGAACGGCACTCTCCCCAAAATAGAATGGAATGATGAGGTCCTGATCCCAAGTCACGTCAATATCGAGACACTCTTCGGCTGCAATGCGCACTGCACCATGTGCATCATTGACCAACCCAGCAAGCGACGAAAGGGAGTGATGAAGGAACCTCTGTTTCGACATATCATCGACTCCCTCAAACCCCATCGCACCCAGATTCAGAAACTGGACCTCTTCGCCCTGGGCGAACCACTACTCGACCCGGATATCATGGCGCGTATCCGCTATGCCAAGCAGCAGGGCTTCACCGGTATGGCCATCTCGACCAACGCGGACCTGCTGACTGAGCACATGGCGAAGGAACTGCTCGACACCGGCATAGAAACAGTCATATTCAGCATCGACGGTATTGATGCACCAACCCATGAAGGTATCCGCCGAGGGGTTTGCTTCGAACGTGTCGTCGCCAATGCCGAGCGAATCATCGCCATGCGCGATCAAGGGAATTTTCCGACTCGTTTTGTTGTTCGTTTCATTCGCCAAGAGTGCAACCGGGATCAATGGCAACCATTCGAGCAATACTGGAATGCCCGTCTCTCTGCGGACCGGAACGATCTGCTCCTGAGTTACAACATCCACACCTGGGGTGGGGCCGTCGACTCCAAAGAAAACGTTCTGGGAGTCTCCCAACGCGATGAAACCATAGAAAAAAGTCCCTGCCATCACATCTTCAACCAGATGATTATTCTGGCGGATGGTACGGTGCCCCTCTGTTGTGAAGATTTCCTCAATGCAGACATCGCAGTAGGCAATGTATCCGAAACCGATCCCATTGCCGTCTTCAACTCGCCCAGGATGCAGCACCTGAGAAAAATGCATGTAAACGGAGTCAAGAGCACGATCCCCATGTGCGGCCAATGCACCGTGCTGTATAGTGAAGCGGAGCGACAAGGATAA
- a CDS encoding glycosyltransferase, whose amino-acid sequence MREPVVSVVTTCFRGMPYLRECIESVQAQDWPHVEHILQDAGSDDGTGEYLASLNHGNLFWRSEPDSGEYEGLNRALQRVTGDILIVLNGDDALLPHACSWAVKHFAAHPEAAVIYGDEHIVDGESLHISDFIAPDYDLEQLLCVEIVPPAQAAFISCEKFREVGFHVDESMTDCGDYEMWVRLACRFPFVHIPEFVTMYRWHDNKSRRPDEVVNHVSAKQYVLDRFFSEAGNMARYGHLHDRALAGLMLWGSESCFWMGAHDAAREYLVQALAHAPEPQKFYKYFMKTVDDRPDFIRVLAEFGSPDLLAAAPEDFAHALG is encoded by the coding sequence ATGCGTGAACCAGTTGTTTCGGTCGTGACCACCTGCTTTCGGGGAATGCCCTATCTTAGGGAATGCATTGAAAGTGTGCAGGCGCAGGATTGGCCTCATGTGGAGCATATACTCCAGGATGCCGGGTCTGATGACGGCACTGGCGAATATCTTGCCTCCCTTAATCATGGGAATCTTTTCTGGCGCTCTGAGCCGGATAGTGGAGAATATGAGGGGTTGAACCGGGCTTTGCAGCGTGTGACCGGTGATATTCTCATAGTTTTGAACGGGGATGACGCCCTGCTGCCTCATGCCTGCTCGTGGGCGGTAAAACATTTTGCCGCGCACCCGGAAGCCGCTGTCATCTATGGTGACGAGCATATTGTCGATGGTGAGAGCCTCCATATCTCGGACTTCATCGCCCCTGACTACGATCTGGAACAATTGCTTTGTGTGGAAATCGTGCCGCCGGCTCAAGCTGCCTTTATCAGTTGCGAGAAATTTCGCGAGGTCGGTTTTCATGTGGACGAATCCATGACCGACTGCGGGGATTATGAGATGTGGGTTCGTCTGGCTTGTCGATTCCCCTTTGTCCACATACCGGAGTTCGTCACCATGTATCGTTGGCACGACAACAAAAGTCGTCGCCCGGACGAAGTTGTCAACCATGTGAGCGCCAAGCAATACGTCCTCGACCGGTTTTTTTCGGAAGCCGGTAATATGGCTCGTTACGGCCATCTCCATGACCGTGCCCTGGCAGGATTGATGCTCTGGGGATCAGAGAGCTGCTTCTGGATGGGAGCCCATGACGCGGCGCGGGAATATCTGGTACAGGCGTTGGCTCATGCACCCGAACCGCAGAAGTTCTACAAATATTTCATGAAAACAGTGGATGATCGACCCGATTTTATTCGGGTTCTTGCCGAATTCGGCTCACCGGATCTGCTTGCTGCGGCGCCCGAGGACTTTGCCCACGCACTTGGCTGA
- a CDS encoding glycosyltransferase family 2 protein, whose amino-acid sequence MHDQLTLILPIRDRIHFMRRWFQQARTFSFPWRILVADGSQGAQNSDFFACPEHFQGLHVEHQKYETPDDYGGFMERISLSLDKVETPYVLIVADDDFFLPSGILRSLRFLEKNPDYMAARGEILDFTIPGKNGQNAYGDMEFYFSEHYNVPSRNADNVYTRLAQQCDKYCCALTTVQRTAQARKRFSYLRHINARETWLPLMFDDFGLLAQGKTHHGKHLYGLKQTNAIGSEAHAIYEKDPSILDWMTRPGWSEEMSKLVPYVTREIAEAQNIPYATAHAEFKRLFIARYLSRLIRVKGKGEGTALPGTIARKFEKWRHALKRKIIFKSRYLRAQAALKRFQKSEEVSELQTILDICRTPYDPAGKAPHGEAQ is encoded by the coding sequence ATGCATGACCAACTGACACTCATACTCCCTATCCGCGACCGAATTCACTTCATGCGCCGATGGTTTCAGCAGGCGAGAACATTTTCGTTTCCATGGAGAATCCTGGTCGCCGATGGAAGCCAGGGCGCCCAGAACTCGGATTTTTTCGCCTGCCCGGAACATTTTCAAGGGCTGCATGTGGAACATCAGAAGTACGAGACACCGGATGATTACGGCGGATTCATGGAGCGTATCTCCCTTTCACTGGATAAAGTGGAAACCCCCTATGTGCTCATTGTTGCTGATGATGACTTTTTCCTGCCATCCGGTATTCTGCGCAGCCTGCGATTTCTGGAAAAAAATCCTGACTACATGGCGGCGAGAGGGGAGATCCTTGATTTCACCATTCCCGGAAAAAATGGTCAGAATGCCTATGGCGACATGGAATTCTATTTTTCGGAACATTACAATGTACCGTCGAGAAACGCTGACAACGTCTATACCCGTTTGGCCCAGCAGTGTGACAAATATTGTTGTGCCCTGACAACTGTCCAACGCACGGCCCAGGCCCGCAAACGGTTCAGCTACCTGCGGCACATCAATGCCAGGGAAACGTGGCTTCCTCTGATGTTCGATGATTTCGGCCTGCTGGCTCAAGGGAAAACCCACCATGGGAAGCATCTCTATGGACTGAAACAGACCAACGCCATCGGCAGTGAAGCCCATGCCATCTATGAAAAGGACCCGAGCATCCTCGACTGGATGACCCGTCCGGGGTGGTCCGAGGAAATGAGTAAACTGGTCCCCTATGTCACACGGGAAATAGCCGAGGCTCAGAATATTCCCTACGCAACGGCCCATGCCGAATTCAAACGGTTATTCATCGCCCGCTATCTGTCACGGCTGATCAGGGTCAAAGGAAAAGGCGAAGGCACGGCCCTTCCAGGCACCATTGCCCGCAAATTCGAAAAATGGCGGCATGCTCTTAAGAGAAAAATAATATTCAAAAGTAGATACTTGCGTGCTCAAGCAGCACTCAAACGCTTTCAAAAATCCGAGGAAGTATCCGAATTACAGACGATCCTCGATATCTGCCGCACCCCGTATGACCCGGCAGGAAAAGCACCTCACGGAGAAGCACAATGA
- a CDS encoding acylneuraminate cytidylyltransferase family protein encodes MKIGALIPARNGSKRIKKKNIKMLGDRPLICWTIDTLLQSAVFDTITVSTESGEVARVVNEYYPGDTVRVLDRPDSLAHDDAPLSGVIEHYLSGNDYEYFGLFMPTYPFRKVEQLREAAYAIQTRYPWRVLSKSSRQYASMDYYYPHEAGVKRVFRLHPMFCPSSNSTYVFSHRNCYDNRWMQYGISAAERLYTMQVDHIESVDIDTPEDFAKAQMIAEGRPPVVRAPVSTRFGDWVTVTPKGVDAEKFMHFVGQERLADTKKPLLILGTATPPLNFYTIMNNAVRMYYMDREAATCFQSDKVNLTGNSAYIPKHFLHDQHYRIMRVPELGKDADHKVWSHAEQREMGWPHGGFHNDSQGLYFGSEYGDDVLPNDRVIWQEELAKQDFYLDPIEYL; translated from the coding sequence ATGAAAATTGGAGCACTGATCCCCGCCCGAAACGGATCCAAACGAATCAAGAAAAAGAATATCAAGATGCTGGGAGACCGTCCGCTGATCTGCTGGACCATTGATACTCTGCTCCAATCAGCTGTCTTCGACACCATCACAGTCTCCACCGAAAGTGGCGAAGTCGCCAGAGTCGTCAACGAATACTATCCGGGCGACACTGTTCGGGTTCTGGATCGTCCCGATTCATTGGCACACGACGATGCCCCTCTTTCCGGGGTTATCGAGCACTACCTCTCAGGCAACGACTATGAATACTTTGGCCTGTTCATGCCGACTTATCCATTCAGAAAAGTGGAACAACTGAGAGAAGCTGCCTACGCCATACAGACACGCTATCCCTGGCGCGTGCTCTCCAAAAGCAGCCGTCAGTATGCTTCAATGGATTACTATTACCCCCATGAAGCAGGCGTCAAGCGGGTCTTCCGGCTCCACCCCATGTTCTGCCCCTCCTCCAACTCTACCTATGTCTTCTCACACCGGAACTGCTATGATAACAGATGGATGCAATACGGCATCAGCGCGGCTGAACGCCTCTACACCATGCAGGTGGACCATATTGAAAGCGTTGACATCGACACCCCTGAGGATTTTGCCAAAGCACAGATGATCGCCGAGGGGAGACCTCCGGTGGTTCGGGCACCGGTCAGCACCCGGTTCGGCGACTGGGTCACCGTGACTCCGAAGGGAGTTGATGCGGAAAAATTCATGCATTTCGTGGGGCAGGAACGGCTCGCCGACACCAAAAAGCCGCTTCTGATTCTGGGCACCGCCACGCCCCCTCTCAACTTTTACACGATTATGAACAATGCGGTGCGCATGTATTACATGGATCGAGAGGCCGCCACCTGCTTTCAGTCCGACAAGGTCAACCTGACAGGCAATTCCGCATACATCCCGAAGCATTTCCTGCATGACCAGCATTACCGGATCATGCGCGTCCCTGAACTGGGGAAAGACGCGGATCACAAGGTCTGGTCACACGCTGAACAGCGCGAAATGGGCTGGCCTCACGGCGGTTTTCACAATGACAGCCAAGGACTTTACTTTGGTTCCGAATATGGTGATGACGTCCTGCCAAATGACCGGGTCATCTGGCAGGAGGAGCTTGCCAAGCAGGATTTCTATCTCGATCCCATCGAGTACCTCTGA
- a CDS encoding radical SAM protein — MKKYFIDDNTCTAYKLILSRVASYYDANGWQLVRSAADADLAIAGCCAAFHSLEEEALNIARSVVNEGAGETVLFGCLTTVSPEQAKALGVDHVIASPQWKRLTDFVTNPVVELDAIPPSTEFRLQEEYRIYDPGKQFVLLQTGCSSDCPHCPHKLGIGPLKSVPMQTLLDQCETLVKNGAHTIVLTGNDTGSWGTDTGEGTYVELLRAILDFPVKLHLAQINPDWVALYSEALLDLLTDDRIKDFQTLIQTTSPRLLEIMNRAPVVLELEDFFLRLRELRPDIFLRTDLIIGYPTSTEEEDRATVAFTARFFDEVAVHAYERFPHTRIETMGLPFHSREVIVGRVDEAVNTLEKSGTILVHRGGQVYETMVAIEQPKKTIQTDRERSPGQQ; from the coding sequence ATGAAAAAATACTTTATTGATGACAACACCTGCACCGCCTACAAGCTGATCCTGAGTCGAGTGGCCAGCTATTACGATGCCAACGGTTGGCAACTTGTTCGAAGCGCCGCCGATGCCGATCTCGCCATTGCCGGATGTTGCGCAGCCTTCCACAGTCTGGAGGAAGAAGCACTGAACATCGCCAGGAGCGTGGTGAATGAAGGGGCCGGAGAAACAGTCCTCTTCGGCTGCCTGACCACGGTTTCCCCGGAACAGGCCAAGGCACTGGGAGTGGATCATGTCATTGCTTCGCCGCAATGGAAACGACTGACTGATTTCGTTACCAACCCGGTGGTGGAACTGGATGCGATTCCGCCATCCACCGAGTTCCGGCTTCAGGAAGAATACCGCATATACGATCCGGGCAAACAGTTTGTCCTGCTACAGACTGGGTGTTCCTCGGATTGCCCCCACTGCCCGCACAAACTCGGCATCGGCCCCTTGAAAAGTGTTCCCATGCAAACTCTCCTTGATCAATGTGAAACGCTCGTTAAAAACGGCGCGCACACCATCGTGCTGACCGGAAACGACACCGGATCATGGGGAACGGATACGGGCGAGGGGACTTACGTGGAGCTTCTCCGCGCCATCCTTGATTTTCCGGTCAAGCTGCATCTGGCCCAGATCAACCCCGACTGGGTCGCCCTCTATAGTGAAGCGCTTCTCGATCTGCTGACCGATGACCGGATCAAGGATTTCCAGACACTGATTCAGACCACCAGCCCGCGTCTGCTTGAAATAATGAATCGCGCTCCCGTCGTCCTTGAACTGGAAGACTTCTTCCTGCGTCTGCGGGAACTCCGTCCCGATATTTTCCTGCGTACGGACCTGATCATCGGCTATCCGACTTCAACAGAAGAAGAAGACCGGGCCACCGTGGCCTTCACGGCCCGCTTTTTCGATGAAGTAGCCGTCCATGCCTACGAACGGTTCCCACATACGCGCATCGAAACCATGGGGCTGCCCTTCCACTCCCGCGAGGTCATCGTCGGGCGGGTGGATGAAGCTGTGAACACACTGGAAAAGAGCGGTACCATTCTCGTCCACCGTGGCGGACAGGTCTATGAAACCATGGTCGCCATCGAACAACCGAAAAAAACGATACAAACCGATCGGGAACGATCCCCGGGTCAACAATGA